The genomic window AATTTTTAATtcataataaaaagacaataccCATTTTAATGGAAATAAGCCTTATAACAGTTTATAACACTAATCTACAAGATGAAAAAAGAattcattaatattcttttttagaGACTGCATTTTCTCTTCCATTATATgaacagagaaaatgaaattaCTGCAGTCTGTTATGTTAATGgaatgtaatatattttttgcACAGTATCAATAATCCAAATAATAAGCTGCAATATATCCAAGGGTTTTTAAAACCCTTCTTTTAAAAAAAAGCAGACTttttagggaaagggggaaaaaaaaagagagggagagggagaaaaaagggggggtttttgggggagggggggggggaaggggggggggaaaaaagggggggggggaaagggaggggggaaaaaagggggggaggagaggaaaagggggggggggaaaaagggaaggagaaggggggggggggaggggggggggggaggggggggggggaaggggggggggggagggggggggggaggggggagggggagagagagagagagagagagagagagagagagaaagagagagagagtgagagagagagagagagaggggggggagaaagggagagagaggggggagagagggggagagagagagagagagagagagagagagagagagagagagagagagagagagagagagagagagagggggagaggggggggggaggggggagagagagggggggggagagagagagggggagagagagagagagagagagagagagagagagagagagagagagggggagagagagggggagagagagaagggggagagaaaaaagagagagagagagagagagagggggaggagagagagggggagggggggaggagaggggagggagagagagggggggagggggggggagagagaaggggggggggaagggggggagagagagggagggagagagaggggggggagggagagagagagaaagaggggagagagagagaaagagagggagagagagagaggagagagagaagagaggagagagaagagaggagagagagaagagaggaggagagggagagagggggggagagaggggggagagggggagagagagagggggagagaggggagagaggagaggaggggggggagagagagagagagagagagagagagagagagagagagagagagagagaggggggggagagggggagaggggggagggggaaggaaaaaaaggaaaaagggggggggggggggggggggggggggggggaggggagggggagggaggggggggagggaggggggggaggggggggaaaaaggggggggggaaaaaagggggggggaaaaaggggagaaggggcaaaagggggggggcaggggaggggaaggggagggggagggagaggaagggaaggggggaaaaagggggggtgttgtgggaaaaaggggtgtgtggaaggggaaaaggggtgtgggggaaaaggggggtttgggaaaaaggggggtttttgttTAAAAGGGGGGGTTtgtgggaaaaagggggtttttgttagggggagggggtttaaaagggggggtttgtgtttcagtgtgtgtttgtgttccagtgtgtgtgtttgtgtttcagtgtgtgtgtttgtgtttcagtgtgtgtgtttgtgtttcagtgtgtgtgtgtttgtgtttcagtgtgtgtatgattgtgtttcagtgtgtgtgtttgtgtttcagtgtgtgtgtgtttgtgtttcagtgtgtgtcagtgtttgtgtttcagtgtgtatgattgtgtttccgtgtttgtgtttgtgtttcagcgtgtgtgcgtttgcgtttcagtgtgtgtgtttgtgtttcagtgtgtgtatgattgtgtttcagtgtgtgtgtttgtgtttcagtgtgtgtatgattgtgtttcagtgtgtgtgttcgtgtttcagtgtgtgtgtgtgttcgtgtttcagtgtgtgtgtgtttgtgtttcagtgtgtgtttgtttcagtgtgtgtgtttgtgtttcagtgtgtgtgtgtgtttgtgtgtgtgtgtgtgtgtgtgtgtgtgcatgtgtgtgtgtgcatgtgtgtgtgtgcatgtgtgtgtgtgcatgtgtgtgtgcatgtgtgtatgtgtgtgtgtgtgtgtgtgtgtgtgtgtgtgtgtgtgtgtgtgtgtgtgtgtgtgtgtgtgtgtgtgtgtgttggtgtgtttgaaaattgtgtgtggtgtgtgtgtagttgtgtggtgtgtgtgtgtgtaggtgtgtgtgtttgtggtgtgtgtgtgtagtgtgtatatggtgtgtgtgtgtggtgtgtgtgtgtgtggtgtgtgtgtgtgtggtattagtatcattattagtgtatTATTGTgtgaattggtgtgtgtgtgtggtgttgtgtgtgtgtggtgtgtgtttgtgtgtgtgtctgtgtgtgtgtgcgtgttcgtgtttcaATGTGTGTCATtaatgtatgtagtgtgtgtgcgttcgtgtttcagtgtgtgtgggttcctgttttagtgtgtgtgtgtgtgtgtgtgtgtgtgtgtgtgtgtgtgtgtgtgtgtgtgtgtgtgtgtgtgtgtgtgtgtgtgtgtgtgtgtgtgtgtgtgtgtgtgtttcagtatatgtagctatgtatttgtatttgcttCTGTCAAAAGTTTATTATTGTCaggtatattatatgtgtatcaggatttgtgtgtgtgtatatgtatgtctgggagtttatgtgtatatgtatcagagtttgtgtgtgtgtatgtgtatcagagtttgtctgtcagtgtgtttaagtgcatatgtgtaaacatgtgtgcatgtgcatgtatgaatatgcgtgtgtgcatgtgtgcctgtgcgtacttgtgagtgtgtgtgattttggGAGTGTTTGACGGTGTGAATGTGTATCAGTGTGTTAATGtgtcatgaatgtgtgtgtgtacttcgatgtgtgtaaatgtaaaaagaaaatcagaaaattcATATACTCCAAGAAATATTAAATTGTGACTAGTATAAACACTAATACTCCCATGAAATTGTAGCAAAAAGGATTTGCAAAATGAAACATATCCATGTATCACTCTTTGCATTAATATATAAGCTACAATAGTATTAGTTCCTAATATCATGAATattaaaagaagggagaagattaATGATAAGTATACATGTAATCTGACAATACAAGGACAGCAAGATTCTATAGTCACACAGAAAAGCGAATTGGGAATGTGCTACATTAATACTACTATGCTGGTGATTCGCACAAGAGATTGCTTATGTTGCAGAACACAGCTACAATGAGAATTCATCACCAGATCAATGAAAGAGATTCTAGTATGCTGATCACCACATTTATTGCTGGCCAAAGAGCAAACatataaaagtgagaaaaaaatgattatgtgTCGACAACAGTCCCTAAAAATGATTTCGCCTTAAACTACGGTTTTGCGTATGCTTTTTCCTGATGATGGGTGTTATGACATAATTCGAGAAATGAAATGTATGTCCAACtcagtatgagtgtgtgtgtgtgtgtgtgtgtgtgtgtgtgtgtgtgtgtgtgtgtgtgtgtgtgtgtgtgtgtgtgtgtgtgtgtgtgtgtgtgtgtgtgtgtgtgtgtgtgtgtgtgtgtgtgtgtgtgtgtttttccactTGGTGGGGGTATAAGAGTACACTTACAGGTACTGTgtcttattattacattaatatcaGTTTCTTTTGAATGTTTTTGTACAAAGTCAGGTATCTTTGGATTCTATATTAAGGTGTGTTTGTTATGTGAGCACACATTAAGTGAACATACATATAAAGTGTGCACTAATGATGCTGCCTATACATTGGCAAGAATACCTATGTGATCATTATATATTTGCTCAAAGTGGTGATATTAAAGCCATTGAAGCCATTATTCTAAACAGTTTCATAACAATATGTCTAATTATAAGTCTCTATCTGGATGTAATTCATCGTCAATTATAAAATAAGtatttttttaagaatatataaGAAATTCTGAATAACAATTCTGTATAGCCGAATAATGTTGCCTCAACTAAAGATCTGTCCTTAGTTACAATATATACTCTTAAGATGCTAATATTTTGCAGTCCAGCAGCgtgatataaaaataacaaatggcACATTCTTTTAATTCAAAATCTGCTAGCTTCTCGTAAGCCCTGGACTTGTGCATAACTCAAGGGTAACCCTACATATCCATACCTACTGTAGAGTATATACACTTTGGGGGCTTGAAACAAACTTCTTGGGAATGATTAAAATcaagaacaatttttttttttacctgcagaaaaaaaagttttgttattattacaataactgATGTGCTGAACAACTAGAAGGCTTTATCTAACTAGTCCATGACTGCACATTTACATGTCTAATAATAACTCCCTTACAGCTATTGGATTAGACACATCGTGACACTCATAAACTAATACAGTCTTGCAACTATTTCCTGTACTATTCAACATGCAATTGTCATCATAAGATATAATGTTGAGAGTGAGGTATCAGTCCTCTATATAGTGTAAAAGGGTGGCCACTCTATAAaaattgaagagaaaataaatgataaccaTGGGAAATACATTTCATACATGAATAGGTTTATAACCATTAAGAAAATATAGTATTAGCAAGGCTTCTTTCAGGTCATACTCCAGTAATACTGATTGAATTGATCTgaatacaggaaaaaaatattttaccgtAACATATGGCAGGCGATACGGTTTCTTTTCTgacatgacaaaaagaaaaaagaaaaaaaaatgcatttatcaatgatgacagaaatgatcaAGGAAGTTtgtactatatattttttctgaagaAATTTTTTAATACCAGTGCTATAGCAATCCACATTGACACTTACGGTGTGTCTTCATTCCTTTTGACGTCCAACTCATTTTGTTCTCTGATGAAATTCTGCCTTGAATTTAACCATAGTGTTGTGAGTTTCTTGTATTCCACACTGTATTTTTCTTGCTCAACTTCATACTCGGGAGTGTGTCTTCTGTCGAAGTCTGGTCTCTTGGTTATCATGTCTTTGAATGTTTCTCTGGAGCTCTCACTGTTTCTAGACAAGAGGTTTCTTGCATTACACTGGGCTTGCAGCAGTTGCTCATGCCGATGTAGAGGCTCCTGCAGCTCAGGAACATCTGGAGGGTCGTGGTCGCTTGCTGATTTGAGTGAGAAGTCCTCTTCAGAAGCACTATACTTGTAGGAATGCTCGCTAGAATTTTCGAGACTGCTGTTTTGGTCAAAGGCATCCTCCATGGCTAATTCCTCCTGGCAATCAGTGCACATCACTGGGCCCAATCCTAGTTTGTCTTGCTTGTTTAGGGGAGAACAGATTTTCTTCACAAATATCTTATGACATTCAACACACTTGAAAGATCTTTCTCTATGCTGCTTCATGTGCTGGTTAAGGATGCTTCTTTGGGAGAATGACTTCCCACATTCTGAGCAATCAAACGGCTTTTCTCCAGTGTGTACTCTCTGATGCTGAACTAAATAGACCTTCCGATTAAAAGCCTTATCACATTCTGGACACTTGAATGGCTTTTCTCCTCCATGTACTTTGATATGTTCATTGAGTGCACCCTTTAAAGCAAACGATTTTCCACACTCTTCACATTTGTGTGGCTTGATTCCAGAATGCCGTTTCAGGTGCTGGGACAGATTTCCTTTCAGGGAAAAGGCCTTCTCACAAATCGTGCATTTATATGGCTTATCACCGCTGTGTATCCGCATGTGCTGTGTTAGGTAACTCTTCTTCAAAAACAATTTGCTACACACTGTACAGTGGTATGATTTGGTGCCTGTGTGTAGCATCATATGCTGTGTAAGGTTACCTTTTAGGGAGAAGGCCTTGTCACACTCTGTACACTTAAACGGCTTTTCCCCAGTGTGCACTCTCATGTGTTGATCCAAATACACCTTTTTAAGGAATGCCTTGTTACACTCAGGACAATAGTAGGATTTCTCATCTGTGTGCAACTGCATGTGTTTGGTCAAATTTCCCTTGAGGGAGAATTCTTTCCCACAATCTGGGCAGGTGTGGGGTTTTTCTCCAGTGTGAACTCTCAAATGTCGGGTGAAATCGGCTTTGTTGGAGAATATCTTACTGCAGGCACATTCAAAGTGCCGATACGTGGGCGACAAGCCCTGATCGACATTGAGAACGTTATTCTGAAAGAGCTTGAAGTTGTCAATACCTGAATAGTTGCAATCACCGAAGCTGCTCATTTTGTACGGGAAGTTCGTCGTACCAGCCAGGTAGTGCTCgaatttttcaattttttccatTCAGAAGGTTTGCCTTAACCAAAtacgaaaaaaagggggagaaaaaaaagaggatggaaacagagacggagaaagggagagaaacgacaATGAATCTGatgttttctcttctctgctctactCCCCTCCAGTGCTTCTCTTTGGGTGTTGTGTGGGTAGAAACTGCTGAACCTTTTTATCctgtgaagagaaaggaaaaatgtgtTAAAAACAAGGGAATTTTTaatttttgcatgtatgtatgtatgtatgtgtgtgtgtgtgtgtgtgtgtgtgtgtgtgtgtgtgtgtgtgtgtgtgtgtgtgtgtgtgtgtgtgtgtgtgtgtgtgtgtgtgtgtgtgcgcgcgtgcgtgcatgtgtgtgcgtgtgtgtgtgcgtgtgtatgcttgtacATGTAGAGTGTGCACattcacatgtgtgtatgtaaaagccCATGAGTAAACGTACATGAAAGGCTGTACATGTGcctgtgtgcatctgtgtataaACAGGTATATGCATAACAATGTGTGTAAAGCCTTTTCAATTAAACTCAAGTCTGATCAGATATATCCTGCATATATAATAAAAGGGTAATGTCTAAacttatacaaatgaatataaactCAAATATTTCACattcaagaataataataatcactatagtatcactataattactgttTAACATTATATAGTAGCTACCATTGggtattatcaacattttctttttcttctacttctacttcttctattattatgactattattattatcattgttactgttatcatattattatcatttccattaatattattatttctattattatcatcattaatcttatcattaacagtatcatattcaattatcattaacaatatcatattcaattatcataaacaatatcatattcaattatcattaacagtatcacattcaattatcattaacagtatcgtattcaattatcattaactttatcatcatcattgttcgtatacatatacataatgaccCCACTACGACGAGGAACATCAAAGGGCATTATCAAATAGAGAAATTAAGATTAACACTCactgatacaaaaaataaatctgCACAGGCAAAAGAATGATGTCAAACATGAAGAAAACAAGTTGCAAAAAATCCCGTACAGAGACAAAGTTAAAGGTAATTGGTCATTAGTCATCAGTGCAATCATCTGTGGTCATTAGTCATCAGTGCAATCACTTTGCAAACATTACCatattacttatattactatCTTTACAAAtaacattacctttattatcattatcattaatgttatcgttttaattcataatgataataataacaataataatgataataataacaataataataataataacaataataataataataacaataacaataataataataacaataacaataataataataataataataataataataataatgataacaacaacaataataataataataataataataataataataataataataataataataataataataacaataataatactatcatcattatcattaatttgatcatcatcgtcaccctaatcattatcattattagtacttctATTGCAATGACTATTTCTGTGAAGTGTGCTAGAATAGATTCTAACACACACCAAAATTAGCTAACAGGGGCTAATAAGCATGTACATacaataatgtacatatacaactGCCTGTGCTATTATATATgaaagtctgtttgtttgtgtgtgcatcatcactattgcctgttcactgtgtgtgtgtgtgtgtgtgtgtgtgtgtgtgtgtgtgtgtgtgtgtgtgtgtgtgtgtgtgtgtgtgtgtgtgtgtgtgtgtgtgtgtgtgtgtgtgtgtgtgtttttgtgtgtgtgttgttttttttttttttttatgtgtttttttttttttttgttttgttttgttttgtttttgttttgaattttttttttttacgttttttttttttttttgtttttttttttgtttttttattttttttgtttttattgttttttgtttttttttttgttttattgtttttttgttttatttttttttttgttttttttttttttttgtttttgtttgtgttttttgtgtgtgtgtgtgtttttgtttttgtgtgtttttgtgggtttgttttgtgtgtgtgtgtgggttttgttttgtgtgtgtggggtgtgttttgttttgtgtgtgtgttttttttttttttttttttgttttttgtttttgttttttgtttaaaattttgtgtgtgtgtgtgtgtgtgtgtttttgtgtttggggggtgtgtttttttttttttgtgtgtgtgtttttgtgtgtggggtgtgtttttgtgtgtgtgttgtttggttTTGAAAGTGTTGTAAACCCCTTTTGGAATTTACCTTTTGTGTTGTGCACAAAAGGTAAAAAGGAAAGCAccaattttaaaataaaataaaatatatattttataaaaatattatataaaattaaaaaataataaataaccttTTTCAATAttaaatgtattaaaaaaatttattaaaatacaaatttttaaaaattaaacattaattattttttaaatatattaattttatatttaaaaattattaaaaattaacataaaaaatatataaaattaataataaaaattataatttttaaatttatatatataaaaaatttaaatttatttatataaaatatttatatatatatattttaatacacaacatatatgcatgggaatatatatatatacaaaatgtaaatatacatgtatatatatatatatgtatgtatatgttaactggagaaaagggggttttgggggaaaCGGGGGTTTTCTTTTTGATTATTTTATGTtggtttgggggttttgggggttgggggtgggggtggtgatgggggggtgggggtgtgggggttgggggtgggggtgggggtgggggtggggggggggttgggggtgggatggggtggggggtggggtgggggttgggggtggggtgggggttgggggtggggttttgggggtggggtgggggttgggggtgggggtggggtgggggttgggggttggggtgggggttgggggtgggggtgggggtgggggtgggggtgggggtgggggtggggttgggatgggggtggggatgggggtgtgatgggggtggggtgggggtgggggtgggggtgggggtgggggtggggtggggtgggggtggggtgtgggggtggggtgggggggtgttttgtgtgttttgtgttggttttttgtgtgttgttgtgtaaaAGTTGTAAATTCAAAagaagaatatacaaaaaataaagttaaataaagaagaaagtataatttttaatttttaaaaggaataatatttttttagtagaaaaaaaaaaaaaaaaaattaaaaattttaaaaaaaattaaaaaaaaaaaaagaaaaaaaatgaaaaaattgaaattaaaaattaaaaaaaaattaaaaattaaaaaaaattttaataatcttctttagaaatacatgaatttttaaaataattaaaattcaaaaaaaaaaccaaaattaATTCCCTCTCTTTGGGAaaaaattgggggaaaaaaaaatttttccccccatttcccttttaaaaacaaaattaaaaatttcAACGAAGATTCCaaatttaaaacaaataaaaaattaatttaaaaatccccccaaaattgGCAAATTCCCCATGATTTTAAATAAATTGGGTTTTTGCCCCTTaaaaaatttgggggggaaaATCAATTTTTAAAATAGTTTAAGTTAAAACCCCTTTTGGTTTATAAAATTTTGTAAAAGTATTAAGTTAAAAAAGTTGTAGGGGGAATAaaaattttgttaaaaaaaaagaaaatagagtttTTTAATAATTAAATAGTTTTGTTAGTAAAGAAAGTTGCAGCAAAAAAGGGCCCCGCAGGGACAACAGAGCAAAATTGGTTTGCACAAACCAAACCCCCGGCCCCCAATAAGggccccctttttttgggggtagggggaaaaagtttaaaattttgtaaaaaaagtaaaaaaataggtaattaaatttttaaatttagtATAGTTTTTTAAAtaagttaaaaataaaaaaaacagcagaaaCAGCGCGGGCGGGAAAAAGCAAAACAACCCGCATAGGGGGGAACAACCCCCAAAGCGTAACAGTAGCAGTGTTAgtataaaaaagggagaatgcTTGATATTGCATCATAAAGCGACATTATGTAAGCATGTGATATAATGATTGACAGAAATGCCTTGTAGGGATGACATCCACAAAGGTTTGAGAACCCTTGAAATAAAGAACTAGTGAGAGATCTTACTTCCCAATATAAACAGTAAACGTCTTTAGCCTCTGCCGCAGCACAAACACACTGAAATTGCAACAACTGCTTGACACTGTACAAATACTGTGTTGGACCTCAGACTGTAGGCTATCCATCACAGATCACAAATTTCAATGGAGTTTGGTTAGAACACATAGCCAAACCCATTTCTTGTGTCTCCCAATTACAATAAGGGCAAAACACTTCCATTTCTGGGTGCTATGGGGGTAACATTAGTTTCACAAGttatgaaataaaaatcaagctAAATAAATATGGCTGATCATAAATTCTACATCAAACTTCTTCCATGATATAGATATTGTAAGCTGAACATTCAAATCATAAAACAGACATGTAATAACAGAAGTAAAACTGCTGTGGTTTCTGTGCTTTTAAAAGCAATAGTCAACACATGCTATATTCTGGGTGGATACAACCTCCTTAAAGACTGTATACATTTCTGTCATGATCACTGTGTTCATGATATAAAATCGGTATGACAAGATGTAGGTCTTATTTCCTATATGCTTTATTTCATAAAAGATATATTGAAACCTAGGTCCTACAGCCTAGCATTCTATTTCATAaaaagtatttttatatattccatttgaaaaaaaatatcactcTATTCCATATATCCATttgaaaaatatacacatatatattcctagaTCACTATATTCCTTTCTTGTACTAACTATCctgtgagtatatgtgtttgaCACTATATTTGTGTCACATGGGGGTACCCTGTGACTTGCAACAAGCACACTAGAGTTACTAAGACTGACTAAATGTCACACTTCCTATATCCTGAAAATTTGTTTTTGAGGAGATAATAAAGTTAAAAACAAAGTAACTGTATTAACAAGCTTGTTaacatttaaaatattttcaaaattatcaggAAATATCTATTTGCCACAGAAATTACAATCATGTACTTAATCTGAAGCACAGTAGTATAATTCATGGTCCCTAGTCTTTCTTAATTCCATTTCAATATAATAAGTGACCTAAAAGTATACATAAATGACCCTCATTTAAATATTTGCATAATGAGACACTCTCAGTTGCAGTTCTATTAAAATATACTTTAAAGCTatggttatctctctcttatatctaatACTCAGCTTTGGACATCAACATCCTATGAAAAGTCAAAGTGAGAAAcaacaaatcaaataaaactaATATTCCTCATTTACATTTATGCTTCTCATTAATTTCTCACCAACTCATCACCACAAGCATTAATCTATCTAATAATTAAAAGACATATAACCTATCAACAACAGAATAACAAAGGCAACATTATTCACAATCTAACTAAAATTCATGTAATAACAAGGCAGAACAACCATTATACCTCAATAACACATTAATGCAAATACCacatctcattccctcttctaaacaaccaaacaaccttcACAAACAACCCTAACAACTACCTAACAAGAGAGACAAATCGTCCTCTGACAAACAACCAAGCAATGGCTAAATGACTCACAAAACCAACAACCATTATGACTAATAACACATTACTAATAATTACACCTGACAACATATTGCAATAACAGATTAACATATAGCATGGCAGCTTAATATCGATGACGTCTGATAACATGTGACagctaataacaacaatcacatgacaaaaacaataataatgataataaacaaaatccATACGTGTTGATCCCACAACAAACGAATGCTAAACacactgcctcctccccttcctccccctttatcaaACATCTCTCGTTTCTCGCTCTTAAAACGACTTGACACTTGACACACCCTCTTCTGAGGTGAGTCGACACCTTCAGGGAACTCGTGTCACCTGCTCACCTGTCGTCATTAGCGGGAGGACAGGTAAAAAGGGCAAAAGGGGGAGGTAGTCTTCATGTCAAACCTCCAGAGCTTTCCACTTCATTTCCACTTCAAGTCGGGCCTaaaacatttattttctctttggggGGAATTTGGGGTGggtttctcccccctttctccctttttggcTTCTAATGGTTGGGGAATTCAGGCGGTTTTTGTAATTTATTAAAATGAGGGCGATTTTGGCCATGGGTGAGGGATAATGTGGAGGCAATTATTAAGGTTCAATAATTGTCATGGAAGCAGTaactacattttatatatatttttaaaaagtattcaTCACCAGACAAGTCAGATCGTGTATTTTTACAGCTTATAAT from Penaeus vannamei isolate JL-2024 chromosome 5, ASM4276789v1, whole genome shotgun sequence includes these protein-coding regions:
- the LOC113814277 gene encoding gastrula zinc finger protein XlCGF57.1, producing the protein MEKIEKFEHYLAGTTNFPYKMSSFGDCNYSGIDNFKLFQNNVLNVDQGLSPTYRHFECACSKIFSNKADFTRHLRVHTGEKPHTCPDCGKEFSLKGNLTKHMQLHTDEKSYYCPECNKAFLKKVYLDQHMRVHTGEKPFKCTECDKAFSLKGNLTQHMMLHTGTKSYHCTVCSKLFLKKSYLTQHMRIHSGDKPYKCTICEKAFSLKGNLSQHLKRHSGIKPHKCEECGKSFALKGALNEHIKVHGGEKPFKCPECDKAFNRKVYLVQHQRVHTGEKPFDCSECGKSFSQRSILNQHMKQHRERSFKCVECHKIFVKKICSPLNKQDKLGLGPVMCTDCQEELAMEDAFDQNSSLENSSEHSYKYSASEEDFSLKSASDHDPPDVPELQEPLHRHEQLLQAQCNARNLLSRNSESSRETFKDMITKRPDFDRRHTPEYEVEQEKYSVEYKKLTTLWLNSRQNFIREQNELDVKRNEDTP